GACCCcgaggtgctggagctgagctcgGGGGGCGCGGGCCCGAGCGCGGCGCGGCCGCCGGTGCTGGACTGCACCTTCTGCGGACTGCCCCGGCGCTACGGCATCGCCATCCTCTGCGGCATCGGCTTCTGCATCAGCTTCGGCATCCGCTGCAACCTGGGCGTGGCCGTGGTCAGCATGGTCAACCCCAGCCACGGGCAGGTACGGGGTCAGGGGTCAGCTGTGGGGTCAGGTATGGGGTCACATATGGGGTCAGAGACAGAGGAACAGGTACAGGGTCAGCAGGTACAACCCTGCCCACGGACAGACCATTAATGGCCTCCAGGTAagtttattaattaattaattaattaattaaaggGCCTGGGCAGGTAAAGGGGCAGTGTGGCCCCGGTCAGCTGTGGGGTCACCGCGGGTGGGGCGCAGCTCTGGGGTACCTGCAGGTGTGGGGGACACTGGCAGGTGTGGGGGAGCACACCTGGACAGGgcgtgtcccccccgtgtcccccaccCCACCGACCCCTGCCCAGCGCGCCCAGTTCAACTGGGACCCCGAGACGGTGGGGATGATCCACGGCTCCTTCTTCTGGGGCTACATCGTCACGCAGATCCCCGGCGGCTTCATCGCCCAGAAGTTCGCGGCCAACAGGTGAGCACTGCCCCGGGGGGCCCACAGGTGAGCCCGGGGGGGCGTGGCCGGCCCACAGGTGAGCCCGGGGGGTGTGGCcggtgcccaggtgagcccgTGGCGTGGCGGTCACCCGCGTGTCCCCCGGGCAGGGTGTTCGGGCTGGCCATCGTGTCCACCTCGGTGCTGAACATGCTGATCCCGTCGGCCGCGCGCGCCCACGTCGGCTGCGTCATCGCCGTGCGTGTCATGCAGGGGCTGGTGGAGGTCAGCCACGGCTTTTGGGGCCGTTTCGGGCGGTTTTGGGTGTCTGGGGAGATCATCCGAAAAGcctgggggggttggggtggttttgggctgTTTCGCGGGCATTCGACAGAGCAGGAGCGGTGTTGGGGGTTTTCGGGTGTCTCTGGGCTGTTCTGGGAAATTTTGTGTTGATTTTCGGGTGCTTTAAAGGTGTTTCTGGggtgttttgggctgttttggggtgttttagcAGCgtttattttggggtgttcttaaggtgtttttggggtgttcttaaggtgtttttggggtgttcttaaggtggttttggggtgctcttaaggtgtttttggggtgttttaggCCGGTTTGGCGTGTTTTAGCAGTGTCTATTTTGGGGTGTACTtaaggtgtttttggggtgttcttgaggtggttttgggtgggttttggtgCTCACCTGGTGAGGTTGGGGCGTGGCCAGGGTGTGGCCGGGTGGGCGTGGCCAGGGGCGTGTCCGGTGTTGGGTGTGACCAGGGGGCGTGTCCAGTGTTGGGTGTGGCCCATCTGACCCCGCCCCTTTCCGCAGGGCGTCACCTACCCCGCCTGTCACGGCATCTGGAGCAAGTGGGCGCCGCCCCTGGAGCGGAGCCGCCTGGCCACCACGGCCTTCTGCGGTaccggggggctcggggggttaCCGGGGGGTTAccggggggctcaggggggctcggggggttaCCGGGGGGCTTGGGGCGCTCCCGGTGACCGCCGTGCCCCCGCAGGCTCCTATGCCGGGGCGGTGGTGGCCATGCCCCTGGCCGGGGTCCTGGTGCAGTACACGGGATGGAGCTCCGTGTTCTACGTCTACGGTGAGAGCCCGGGACCACCGGGatacccccgggaccccctgggacccaccgggaccaccgggaccccccgggaccaccaggacacccccgggacacccctgGGGCCCCCCAGGACCACCGGGACACCCTGGGACCCactgggacacccctgggaccccctgggaccccctgggaccccccggAACCACCGGGACCCCCTGGGACCCACCGGGACCAccgggacacccctgggacccaccgggaccaccgggacacccctgggacccccgggacccaTGGGGCTCCTCCCAGTGCCCCTTCCCAGTGGTCCCAGTGCCCCTCCCAGTAAGCCCCGCCCCCCAGGCAGTTTCGGGGTGCTCTGGTACCTGTTCTGGGTGCTGGTGTCCTACGAGAGCCCCGCGCAGCACCCGACGATCTCGGCCGAGGAGCGCAAGTACATCGAGGAGAGCATCGGCGAGAGTGCGGGCAGCAACCCGCTGCTGGtcagactgggagcactgggaatggcactgggggcgctgggagtgctgggacgggcgctgggagcactggggtcactgggacaggcgctgggagcactgggacagtcactgggggtcactgggatgggcactggggtcactggggtcactgggagcactgggatgggcactggggcactgggagcactgggatgggcattggggtcactgggatgTGCACaggaggcactgggagcactgggatgggcactggggtcactgggatgggcactgggagtcactggggtcactgggatgggcactggggatcactggggtcactgggggtcactgggatgggcactgggagtcactgggggtcactgggatgggcactggggtcactgggatgggcactggggtcactgggatgggcactggggtcactggggtcactgggatgggcactggggtcactgggatgggcactggggtcactggggagtcactgggagcactgggatggacactggggtcactgggggtcactgggggggTCACTGGgtcactgggatgggcactggggtcactgggatgggcactgagAGTCACTCGGATGggcactggggtcactgggagtcactggggggggtcactggggcactgggatgggcactggggtcactgggatgggcactgggagtcactgggggtcactgggggtcagtggtcactcccgCCCGCAGCTGGCCACGCCCTGGCGCCACTTCTTCACCTCGATGCCCGTCTACGCCATCATCGTGGCCAACTTCTGCCGCAGCTGGACCTTCTACCTGCTGCTCATCAGCCAGCCCGCCTACTTCGAGGAGGTCTTCGGCTTCGAGATCAGCAAGGTCgggcccaaaaatccccacaaaacaccaaaaaaacacaaaaatcccatacaaaaaaacccctacaaagcacccaaaaaaatccccataaaaccagcacaaaaatcccacacaaaaaaccccacaaaacaccccaaaaacacacacaaaacacccccaaacaaCCCAcacaaatcaccccaaaaacacacacaaaacaccccaaacaacccacacaaaacaccccaaaaacacacacaaaacatcCCAAACAACCCacacaaaacaccccaaaaccacacacaaaacaccccaaaaccacacacaaaacaccccaaacaacctacacaaaacaccccaaacaacccacacaaaacaccccaaaaccacacacaaaacaccccaaacaacccacacaaaacaccccaaaaaccccacacaaaaaacctcacaacacactccaaaaacacacacaacacccccaaaaatcccacaaacacCCCACAAAACACCTCAAAAACCTGCCCGAAACCccacaaaacaccccaaaacccacagaaaaccccaccaaacaccccaaaagccccaaGACACTCCAAACCCCCCACAAAACACCCCGAAAACCCCCAGGAACCTGCAGGAAACACCGCAGAAAGCcacacaaaaaatcccaaaaaaccccaaaaaaccccaaaaaccccaaaatcccccaaaatccccgagcAGGTGGGGCTGCTGTCGGCGCTGCCGCACCTGGTGATGACCATCGTGGTGCCCATCGGTGGGCAGATCGCCGACCTGCTGCGCTCCCGGGGGCTGATGTCCACCACCAACGTCCGCAAGATGATGAACTGCGGCGGTcagtgcagggcagggggggacacaggggggacaggggggacagcgggggacatggggggacatggggggacatgggggacatgggcgacacagggggacatggggggacatgggggacacggggggacacggggggacatggggacacggggggacatggaGGACatgagggacatggggggacagcagggacatgggggacacggggacatggacACAGACATGGAGGGGATagtggggacacagaggggacagtggggacatggacaCAGACATGGAGGGGAcgtggggacatggaggggacagcgggtgacagaggggacacagaggggacagaggggacacagagggggacagcaggtgacagaggggacacagaggggacagtgggtgacagaggggacagtgggtgacagaggggacagcgggtgacagaggggacacagaggggacacagaggtgacagaggggacagaggtgaCAGTGTCCCCTGCAGGGTTCGGCATGgaggccacgctgctgctggtggtgggcTACTCGCACTCGCGGGCCGTGGCCATCTCCTTCCTGGTGCTCGCCGTGGGCTTCAGCGGCTTCGCCATCTCTGGTGGGGACAGcagcggggtttgggggggattttggggggtttggggggttttgtggggttcgtgtgggatttttggggggtttggggggtttgggggggttttttttggggtgttttgtggggttttttggggggttttgtggcggttttttggggggttttgtgggggttttttgggggtgttttgtggggtttttttggggtgttttgtgggggttttttggggtgttttgtgtttttttcccgAGGGTTTCTCGGGGTGGGGGACACGCCAGTgacacccccgtgtcccctccccacgCAGGGTTCAACGTGAACCACCTGGACATCGCGCCGCGCTACGCCAGCGTGCTGATGGGGCTGTCCAACGGTGTGGGGACCCTGTCCGGCATGGTGTGTCCCCTCATCGTGGGGGCACTGACGCGCCACAAGgtgtggggacagcggggacagcggggacagcgggggggggcaggagggacagggggacatgggggggacagagggacatggggggacaatgggacatggggggacagagggacatgggggacagagggacatggggggatGGAGGCACATGGGGGGGACAATGGGACATggggggggacagagggacatgggggggacagagggacatggGAGACAGAGAGACGGGGGGGAatggaaggacatggaggggacaatgggacatggggggacagagggacatgggggggacaatgtgggggacagagggacacggaggggacagagggacatggaggacacagggacatggtcCGAGGCACACAAGGGACAATGGCACctggggggacaccaggggaccGGAGGGGACcccggaattttgggggtcGCGCCGTCCGCCTGTCAATCACTGTCCGCTCGGCCCCGCCCACTCgccttggccccgcccctttcccGCGCTCCGCGCTGACCACGCCCCCTCTCCATTCACCGCCCCGCGTGTCCCCGCCCCCGCGGTGACGCAACGGGCGCTGATTGGCGCAGACGCGCGAGGAGTGGCAGTGGGTGTTCCTGATCGCCGCGCTCGTGCACTACGGGGGCGTGGCCTTCTACGGCGCCTTCGCCTCGGGGGAGCCGCAGCCGTGGGCGGAGCCGCCGCGCGAGGAGGCGGAGCCTCTGGCGCCGACCGgcgaggatgaggaggaggaggaggacgaggaagGAGGagtgggacccccgggacccccgggagggCCCCCGGCCAGCTACGGCGCCACCGGCACCACCCCGGCCCCCGGCACCCCGCTCGGCTGACGCGGGGCGCCCGCGGGGATGCGCTCCGAAGAGGCGACTCCATCCCCCTTCCGTCCCCGAGACCCCCGGGAGCCACCGGGGACCCCCGGTCCGAGTGCCCCGAGAGCTCCGAGAGCCCCGAGAGCCCCGGGAGCCGGGGCCCCTCCGCTgtacatatataaataaaaggAGCGGCCGCTGGAGAGCCTGGAGTGTTgtactgggggaactgggatggactcGGGCGGCtactgggggtactggggggGACAGCAGGTActggggcagcactgggagggactgggagcaccgGTGCCCCACTTCCGCCCTCAATGGCGCGTCCTGGCGTGGCTTCACGCCCTCTTCGTGGTGTCACTTCCgcccccgcgctgtccccgccgGAAGAGGTGACCCCGCGGTGTGGGCGGGGCCTCTTTCCGAGCGGGCGGCGGCCATGGCGGAGCCGCGGGTGCGGcgcggcggcaccgggagcgggacGGGGCGGGACGGGGGCCCGGCCGGGCTCTGCGGGGCTCTGCGGAGAGGCCGGGCACGGCGGGGGGCTGCGGcgagcggcgggcgggcggcggggggagcgcGGGGCGCGGCCACGTGGCGGCCCCGCGGTGCGGCCTGGCCCCGGTGGCGGCGGGGCCTCACCCGGTGCCGCTCGCCCCGCAGGTTTTGGTGATCGACGGGCGCGGGCACCTCCTGGGCCGGCTGGCGGCGATCGTAGCCAAGCAGGTGTTGCTGGGTGAGTGCGGGAGCCTTGCCCGGGGCAATACCGGGGAAAtaccggggacaccggggaaataccggggacaccggggccCCCGCGCCGTGATGAGCGCTGTCGGCTGCCGAGTTTAACGACAATGAGAGCCGCCTCCATGCACTACCAGCTGAGCGCGGGGGTtaccggggggcaccggggggcaccgggcaCCACCGGGGGCACCGGGCGGGGCTgacccggccccgccgcgctctCCGCAGGCCGCCGCGTGGTCGTGGTTCGCTGCGAGGGCATCAACATCTCCGGGAACTTCTACCGCAACAAGCGTGAgtgtcccgggggtcccgggagggGATCCCGGGAATGGGAGGGGAGCCCCGGTTTTGGCAGAAATCCCGGGTTCTGGAGGAAATCCCGGGTTTTGGGGACAATCCCGGGAATGAAAGGAGATCCCGGGTTTGGAGGAAATCCCCGGTTTTGGGGACAGTCCCGGGTTTTGGGGACAATCCCGGGAATGGAAGAAGATCCCGCGTTTTGGGGACAATCCCGGGTTTTGGGGACAATCCCGGGTTTTGGGACAATCCCGAGTTTTGGGGACAATCCCGGGTTTTGGGGACAATCCCGGCGTTTCTGAGTCACGCAGAAGTTGAGAAAAGTTTCCAGAAGGTTCCCGGTGCACCCCCCGGAGCCCTTTTTGGGGAATTTGAGCTCTTTTCCCATTCCCCAAGTCCCGTTTAGGGAATTTGCTCTTTGCCCACCCCAgtgaagattttggggggtttttcccccttttccccatccTGGCACTGCCCAACCCCCGAGGTGCCATTTCTGAGGGATTTTGCCCCATTTTAAGGGATTTTGCCCTAATTTTCTGCCATTTCTGAGGGATTTTACCCCATTTTCCTGCTATTTCTGAGGGATTTTGCCCCATTTCTGAGTGATTTTGCCCCATTTTCCTGCCATTTCTCAGGGATTTTGCCCCGTTTTCCTGCCATTTCTGAGGGATTTTGCCCCATTTTCCTGCCATTTCTCAGGG
The DNA window shown above is from Taeniopygia guttata chromosome 37, bTaeGut7.mat, whole genome shotgun sequence and carries:
- the SLC17A7 gene encoding vesicular glutamate transporter 1; its protein translation is MEFNKEEFRRQLGAGLGRLHRFLERRQDDPEVLELSSGGAGPSAARPPVLDCTFCGLPRRYGIAILCGIGFCISFGIRCNLGVAVVSMVNPSHGQRAQFNWDPETVGMIHGSFFWGYIVTQIPGGFIAQKFAANRVFGLAIVSTSVLNMLIPSAARAHVGCVIAVRVMQGLVEGVTYPACHGIWSKWAPPLERSRLATTAFCGSYAGAVVAMPLAGVLVQYTGWSSVFYVYGSFGVLWYLFWVLVSYESPAQHPTISAEERKYIEESIGESAGSNPLLLATPWRHFFTSMPVYAIIVANFCRSWTFYLLLISQPAYFEEVFGFEISKVGLLSALPHLVMTIVVPIGGQIADLLRSRGLMSTTNVRKMMNCGGFGMEATLLLVVGYSHSRAVAISFLVLAVGFSGFAISGFNVNHLDIAPRYASVLMGLSNGVGTLSGMVCPLIVGALTRHKTREEWQWVFLIAALVHYGGVAFYGAFASGEPQPWAEPPREEAEPLAPTGEDEEEEEDEEGGVGPPGPPGGPPASYGATGTTPAPGTPLG